A window from Populus trichocarpa isolate Nisqually-1 chromosome 3, P.trichocarpa_v4.1, whole genome shotgun sequence encodes these proteins:
- the LOC7481239 gene encoding hydroxyethylthiazole kinase, with translation MEPSNLNKEQDQNSWALNAWTLLSKLRDQSPLIQCITNFVSMDLMANTLLSAGASPAMIHSIEEIQDFTPHIHALCINVGTLSPAWLPAMREAALVADKAGKPWILDPVAAGASRFRLKACLELVGLKPSVIRGNGSEIIALSKASLGATKGVDSSHESMDAMEAAKSLAQSSGAIVAVSGAVDIITDGHRVVGVHNGVSMMQKITATGCAVTALIAAFVAVDPLHALEATASALSIFGIAGEMGMDMAKGPASLRMHLIDSLYNLDQAAVSSRLKVSSL, from the exons ATGGAACCCAGCAACCTCAACAAAGAACAAGACCAGAACTCGTGGGCCCTTAATGCTTGGACCCTTCTCTCCAAACTCCGTGACCAATCTCCACTCATACAGTGCATCACCAATTTTGTTTCAATGGACCTTATGGCCAACACTCTCTTATCTGCTGGTGCATCACCGGCCATGATACACTCTATAGAAGAAATTCAAGACTTCACTCCCCATATCCACGCGCTTTGTATTAACGTGGGTACACTATCTCCTGCCTGGTTACCGGCCATGAGGGAAGCTGCTCTGGTAGCTGATAAAGCAGGGAAGCCTTGGATTCTTGACCCTGTTGCTGCCGGAGCTTCTCGTTTCCGGTTGAAGGCTTGTTTGGAGCTTGTTGGGTTGAAGCCCAGTGTTATTAGAGGAAATGGGTCCGAGATTATTGCTCTTTCTAAGGCTTCTTTAGGAGCCACTAAG GGTGTAGATAGCTCTCATGAGTCGATGGATGCAATGGAAGCAGCAAAGTCCTTGGCTCAGTCAAGTGGGGCCATAGTTGCTGTCTCAGGCGCTGTTGATATCATTACAGATGGCCACCGAGTTGTTGGTGTTCATAATGGAGTCTCCATGATGCAAAAGATCACAGCAACAGGATGTGCTGTCACTGCCCTTATTGCTGCATTCGTTGCTGTCGATCCATTGCATGCTTTGGAAGCAACAGCTTCAGCATTGTCCATATTTGGCATTGCTGGGGAGATGGGAATGGACATGGCCAAAGGTCCTGCTTCATTGAGAATGCACTTGATCGATTCCCTGTATAATCTTGATCAAGCTGCTGTATCTTCTCGCTTAAAGGTTTCCAGTCTATGA
- the LOC7481238 gene encoding dirigent protein 16: MLKLSSPYVFIAVLIAALHTAIYVAAIEPVPAGGEPVLELYMHDILGGSNPTARPITGLLGNIYSGQVPFARPVGFVPPKGAVAIPNANGALPTVNGLNGIPLGTGLAGTTFAGNPNGQNTNGQIQTQLGPDGLGLGFGTITVIDDTLTNSPELGSQQLGKAQGVYVASSADGSTQMMAFTAMFEGGEFGDSLNFYGIYRIGSAMSRLSVTGGTGKFKNAIGFAEVRGLIPPGQAVTDGAETLLRISVHLKY, encoded by the coding sequence ATGTTGAAGCTATCATCTCCATATGTTTTCATTGCAGTGCTAATTGCTGCCCTACACACAGCAATATATGTGGCTGCCATCGAACCAGTACCAGCTGGAGGAGAGCCTGTTCTTGAGCTGTACATGCATGACATTCTAGGGGGCAGTAACCCTACAGCAAGGCCAATCACTGGTTTGCTAGGGAACATATATAGTGGCCAAGTACCCTTTGCAAGGCCAGTAGGATTCGTTCCTCCAAAAGGTGCAGTTGCCATCCCCAATGCCAATGGTGCCCTTCCAACTGTTAATGGTCTCAATGGCATTCCACTAGGTACTGGCTTGGCTGGTACGACTTTTGCAGGAAATCCTAATGGTCAGAACACAAATGGTCAGATCCAAACCCAACTTGGACCAGACGGATTGGGACTAGGCTTTGGAACGATCACTGTCATCGATGACACTTTGACCAACAGCCCTGAGTTAGGGTCACAACAACTGGGAAAAGCTCAAGGAGTTTATGTGGCTAGTTCTGCAGATGGGAGCACACAGATGATGGCATTTACAGCCATGTTTGAAGGGGGAGAATTTGGTGATAGCCTAAACTTTTATGGCATATACAGGATTGGTAGCGCAATGTCACGTTTGTCGGTGACTGGAGGAACGGGCAAGTTTAAGAATGCTATCGGGTTTGCTGAAGTACGAGGACTTATCCCACCAGGTCAAGCAGTCACGGATGGTGCAGAAACATTACTGAGGATCTCTGTCCATTTGAAATACTAA